A region of Paractinoplanes abujensis DNA encodes the following proteins:
- the rplL gene encoding 50S ribosomal protein L7/L12, with the protein MAKLSTDELLDAFKEMTLIELSEFVKQFEDVFDVKAAAPVAVAAAPGGGGAAPEAEAEKDSFDVVLEGDGGKKIQVIKVVRELTGLGLKEAKDAVESAPKAILEGVNKEKAEAAKAKLEGEGAKVTLK; encoded by the coding sequence ATGGCGAAGCTCAGCACCGACGAGCTGCTCGACGCGTTCAAGGAGATGACGCTGATCGAGCTGTCGGAGTTCGTGAAGCAGTTCGAGGACGTCTTCGACGTCAAGGCGGCCGCCCCGGTTGCCGTCGCGGCTGCCCCCGGTGGCGGCGGCGCTGCCCCCGAGGCCGAGGCCGAGAAGGACTCGTTCGACGTTGTCCTCGAGGGTGACGGTGGCAAGAAGATCCAGGTCATCAAGGTCGTGCGTGAGCTGACCGGCCTGGGCCTCAAGGAGGCCAAGGACGCCGTCGAGTCCGCCCCCAAGGCGATCCTCGAGGGTGTCAACAAGGAGAAGGCCGAGGCCGCCAAGGCCAAGCTCGAGGGCGAGGGCGCCAAGGTCACCCTCAAGTGA
- the rplJ gene encoding 50S ribosomal protein L10: protein MADKPVRADKATAVAELTEDFRNSSATVLTEYRGLTVKQLTELRRSLGGDTKYAVSKNTLAKRAASDAGIEGLDTLFAGPTALAFISGDPVEAAKGLRAFAKANPVLVIKGGVFEGKAISADDVNKIADLESREVLLAKLAGAMKGNLAKAVGTFQAPLAQVARLAAALQEKREKDGPAEA from the coding sequence ATGGCGGACAAGCCGGTCCGGGCCGACAAGGCCACTGCCGTTGCGGAGCTGACGGAGGACTTCCGTAACTCGTCGGCCACCGTGCTGACCGAGTACCGCGGTCTCACGGTCAAGCAGCTCACCGAGCTGCGCCGTTCGCTGGGCGGCGACACCAAGTACGCGGTGTCGAAGAACACCCTGGCGAAGCGCGCTGCGAGCGACGCGGGCATCGAGGGCCTCGACACTCTGTTTGCCGGTCCTACCGCGCTCGCTTTCATCAGCGGCGACCCGGTCGAGGCGGCCAAGGGCCTTCGGGCTTTCGCCAAGGCCAACCCCGTCCTGGTCATCAAGGGCGGTGTTTTCGAGGGCAAGGCGATCTCGGCGGATGACGTCAACAAGATCGCTGACCTCGAGTCGCGTGAGGTTCTGCTGGCCAAGCTGGCCGGCGCCATGAAGGGCAACCTGGCCAAGGCTGTGGGCACGTTCCAGGCCCCGCTTGCGCAGGTGGCACGCCTCGCGGCCGCTCTTCAGGAGAAGCGCGAGAAGGACGGTCCCGCGGAGGCCTGA
- a CDS encoding ATP-binding cassette domain-containing protein, translating into MRFDGVWFRYGRRADWTLRAVDAVVEPGQTVVVLGRNGAGKSTLLQLAAGVLRPRRGAVRDRPPIVGWVPERFPADQPFTAGDYLHRMATLRGHAPARADEWIERLLLTGHTGTRLSDLSKGTAQKVGLAQALIARPGLLILDEPWEGLDAAARTLIPEIVAEVTATGAMVLVSDHRGEIAALPGATHWSVTDATVEPAPAPPAPAPPAPAPPAPPAPSALPAPSSPAAPSAVPAPSALPAPSALPAPSGSPAPASPGRDEVVIEISVPRAAADEAVVRLRAQGHAVLGVRDVSSGDAR; encoded by the coding sequence GTGCGTTTCGACGGGGTGTGGTTCCGCTACGGCCGCCGAGCCGACTGGACGCTCCGCGCGGTCGACGCCGTCGTCGAGCCGGGCCAGACGGTGGTCGTGCTGGGCCGCAACGGCGCCGGCAAATCCACGCTGCTCCAGCTGGCCGCGGGCGTCCTCCGCCCCCGACGCGGCGCCGTGCGCGACCGCCCGCCGATCGTGGGCTGGGTGCCCGAGCGCTTCCCGGCCGACCAGCCGTTCACCGCGGGCGACTACCTGCACCGAATGGCCACGCTGCGCGGCCACGCCCCCGCCCGGGCCGACGAGTGGATCGAGCGCCTGCTGCTGACCGGCCACACCGGCACCCGCCTGAGCGACCTTTCCAAGGGCACCGCCCAGAAAGTCGGCCTGGCCCAGGCCCTTATCGCCCGGCCCGGCCTGCTCATTCTCGACGAGCCGTGGGAGGGCCTGGACGCCGCGGCCCGCACCCTGATCCCCGAGATCGTCGCCGAGGTCACCGCCACCGGCGCCATGGTGCTGGTCAGCGACCACCGTGGCGAGATAGCCGCCCTCCCCGGCGCGACCCACTGGTCGGTCACCGACGCCACCGTCGAACCGGCCCCAGCCCCGCCTGCTCCAGCCCCGCCGGCCCCAGCCCCGCCGGCTCCGCCTGCTCCGTCCGCCCTGCCTGCTCCTTCCTCCCCGGCGGCTCCGTCGGCCGTGCCTGCTCCGTCGGCCCTGCCTGCTCCGTCGGCTCTGCCCGCGCCGTCTGGTTCGCCGGCCCCGGCCTCTCCCGGCCGCGACGAGGTCGTCATCGAGATCTCCGTCCCGCGCGCCGCCGCCGACGAGGCCGTGGTCCGGCTGCGGGCCCAAGGCCACGCCGTCCTGGGCGTCCGCGACGTGAGCTCCGGTGACGCCCGATGA
- the rplA gene encoding 50S ribosomal protein L1, translated as MQRSKGYRKGAEQIDPNKLYEPAEAIKIAKETSPTKFDATVEVAMRLGVDPRKADQMVRGTVNLPHGTGKTARVIVFAQGAKAEEAVAAGADEVGTDELVARIQGGWLDFDAAIATPDQMAKIGRIARILGPRGLMPNPKTGTVTMDVTKAVNEIKGGKITFRVDKHSNLHLIIGKASFTPEQLTDNYAAVLDEVLRAKPSAAKGKYLKKVTVTTTMGPGVPVDPNVVKGLTNAEA; from the coding sequence ATGCAGCGCAGCAAGGGCTACCGCAAGGGCGCCGAGCAGATCGACCCGAACAAGCTGTACGAGCCGGCCGAGGCGATCAAGATCGCCAAGGAGACCAGCCCGACCAAGTTCGACGCCACCGTCGAGGTCGCCATGCGTCTCGGCGTCGACCCGCGTAAGGCCGACCAGATGGTCCGCGGCACGGTCAACCTGCCCCACGGCACCGGCAAGACCGCCCGCGTGATCGTCTTCGCCCAGGGCGCGAAGGCCGAGGAGGCCGTCGCGGCCGGCGCCGACGAGGTCGGCACCGACGAGCTCGTCGCCCGCATCCAGGGTGGCTGGCTCGACTTCGACGCCGCGATCGCCACCCCCGACCAGATGGCCAAGATCGGTCGGATCGCCCGCATCCTCGGCCCGCGTGGTCTCATGCCCAACCCGAAGACCGGCACCGTCACCATGGACGTGACCAAGGCCGTCAACGAGATCAAGGGCGGCAAGATCACGTTCCGGGTCGACAAGCACTCGAACCTGCACCTGATCATCGGCAAGGCGTCGTTCACGCCGGAGCAGCTGACCGACAACTACGCCGCCGTGCTCGACGAGGTGCTGCGGGCCAAGCCGTCCGCGGCCAAGGGCAAGTACCTCAAGAAGGTCACCGTCACCACCACCATGGGCCCCGGCGTGCCGGTCGACCCCAACGTGGTCAAGGGCCTGACCAACGCCGAGGCCTGA
- the nusG gene encoding transcription termination/antitermination protein NusG — protein MPEYDDETAQSVDEQSSVATADNDESVEAAEPQDEATEPQEPAAPAVEDSSAVEDSSAAGGSSAAEDDEDFDPVQELRQKLRYAPGDWYVVHSYAGYENKVKTNLETRITSLDMEDFIFQVEVPTREEVEVKNGKRLQVNNKVFPGYILVRMDLSPESYSCVRNTPGVTGFVGATDRVDRPAPLSLDEVLKWLAPAVEQEEKKVKPEVKVLDFEVGDSVTVTDGAFASLPASISEINADQQKLKVLVSIFGRETPVELNFNQVAKI, from the coding sequence GTGCCTGAGTACGACGACGAGACCGCGCAGTCCGTCGACGAGCAGTCGTCGGTGGCCACGGCGGACAACGACGAGTCGGTCGAGGCCGCTGAGCCGCAGGACGAGGCGACCGAGCCGCAGGAGCCCGCGGCCCCGGCGGTCGAGGATTCCTCCGCGGTCGAGGACTCCTCCGCAGCCGGGGGCTCCTCCGCAGCCGAGGACGACGAAGACTTCGACCCGGTGCAGGAGCTGCGGCAGAAGCTGCGCTATGCGCCCGGCGACTGGTACGTCGTGCACTCCTACGCGGGCTACGAGAACAAGGTCAAGACCAACCTCGAGACCCGCATCACCAGCCTCGACATGGAGGACTTCATCTTCCAGGTCGAGGTGCCGACCCGCGAAGAGGTCGAGGTCAAGAACGGCAAGCGCCTCCAGGTCAACAACAAGGTTTTCCCGGGCTACATCCTCGTTCGGATGGATCTGTCCCCCGAGTCGTACTCCTGTGTTCGCAACACGCCCGGAGTGACCGGCTTCGTGGGTGCGACCGACCGCGTCGACCGCCCCGCCCCGCTCTCGCTCGACGAGGTGCTGAAGTGGCTGGCGCCCGCGGTCGAGCAGGAGGAGAAGAAGGTCAAGCCCGAGGTCAAGGTGCTCGACTTCGAGGTCGGCGACTCGGTCACGGTCACCGACGGCGCGTTCGCCTCGCTGCCCGCCTCGATCAGCGAAATCAATGCCGACCAGCAGAAGTTGAAGGTTCTGGTCTCCATCTTCGGCCGTGAGACGCCGGTGGAACTGAACTTCAACCAGGTCGCCAAGATCTGA
- the secE gene encoding preprotein translocase subunit SecE, protein MADRNRPGDAGDPADDEVFDDAVEDDKDATDGDEPVGRGGTAVAERSAKPKKEVRRSGFFGRIGGFFREVVSELRKVIWPTRKELLTYTTIVIVFVAVMTTIVGLLDLGLGKAILWAFGG, encoded by the coding sequence ATGGCCGACAGGAACCGACCCGGTGACGCCGGCGACCCTGCCGACGACGAGGTGTTCGACGACGCCGTCGAGGACGACAAGGACGCGACCGACGGCGACGAGCCGGTAGGCCGGGGCGGCACCGCCGTCGCCGAGCGCTCGGCGAAGCCGAAGAAGGAGGTCCGCCGGTCCGGCTTCTTCGGGCGCATCGGCGGATTCTTCCGTGAGGTCGTCAGCGAACTGCGTAAGGTCATCTGGCCCACGCGCAAGGAACTGCTGACCTACACGACGATCGTGATCGTCTTCGTGGCGGTCATGACCACCATCGTCGGCCTGCTGGACCTCGGCCTGGGCAAGGCCATCCTCTGGGCGTTCGGCGGCTGA
- a CDS encoding MaoC family dehydratase — translation MSDTLEPQTFRITRADLVRYAGASGDFNTIHWNDRIARSVGLPGVIAHGMFTMALVGRAVTAWAGAPDAVVEYNVRFSRPVPVPDTDEGTEVVVTATVKGTTDEGHTKLALTATCQGEKVLSMAQATIRKR, via the coding sequence GTGAGCGACACGCTGGAACCGCAGACCTTCCGGATCACCCGGGCCGACCTGGTGCGCTACGCGGGCGCCTCCGGTGACTTCAACACGATCCACTGGAACGACCGGATCGCCCGGAGCGTCGGCCTGCCCGGCGTCATCGCGCACGGCATGTTCACCATGGCCCTGGTCGGCCGGGCCGTCACCGCCTGGGCCGGCGCGCCCGACGCGGTCGTCGAGTACAACGTGCGTTTCTCCCGCCCGGTGCCGGTGCCCGACACCGACGAGGGTACCGAGGTGGTCGTCACCGCCACGGTGAAAGGGACCACCGACGAGGGCCACACCAAGCTCGCCCTGACCGCCACCTGCCAGGGCGAGAAGGTGCTTTCCATGGCCCAGGCGACCATCCGTAAGAGGTAG
- a CDS encoding MaoC family dehydratase N-terminal domain-containing protein has product MPLDQSFVGRTWPATEPYQVGREKIREFARAIGAADAAYHDPEAARAIGYPDVVAPPTFPVVITMAASRQIIEDPALGLDYSRVVHGDQKFSYQRPVVAGDELVCVNSVDDITSRGGHDFLTTRTEVTTVAGEPVVTVWSKLVQRGAE; this is encoded by the coding sequence ATGCCCCTGGATCAGTCCTTCGTCGGCCGCACGTGGCCGGCCACCGAGCCCTACCAGGTCGGTCGCGAGAAGATCCGCGAGTTCGCCCGCGCGATCGGCGCCGCCGACGCCGCCTACCACGACCCCGAGGCGGCCCGAGCCATCGGCTATCCCGACGTCGTGGCCCCGCCCACGTTCCCCGTCGTGATCACCATGGCCGCCAGCCGGCAGATCATCGAGGACCCGGCGCTCGGCCTCGACTACAGCCGGGTCGTGCACGGCGACCAGAAGTTCTCGTACCAGCGCCCGGTCGTGGCCGGCGACGAGCTGGTCTGCGTCAACTCGGTCGACGACATCACCTCCCGGGGCGGGCACGACTTCCTGACGACCCGCACCGAGGTCACCACGGTCGCCGGCGAGCCGGTGGTCACCGTCTGGTCCAAGCTTGTGCAGAGGGGCGCCGAGTGA
- the rpmG gene encoding 50S ribosomal protein L33 — protein MAKATDVRPKITLACTECKERNYITRKNRRNDPDRVELKKFCPRDGKHTLHRETR, from the coding sequence GTGGCCAAGGCGACCGACGTCCGTCCGAAGATCACTTTGGCTTGTACGGAGTGCAAGGAGCGGAACTACATCACCCGGAAGAACCGGCGTAACGACCCGGACCGGGTCGAGCTGAAGAAGTTCTGCCCGCGCGACGGCAAGCACACCCTGCACCGCGAGACCCGCTGA
- a CDS encoding putative bifunctional diguanylate cyclase/phosphodiesterase, whose protein sequence is MAERPRARPRSAQYAWLVTGPLAAFTLACFAVFWATDRDWYDYWPEGLLALAGIGLVYVGVFHVVIRRSAYGIVLVEVPFVLVLYYLPPAMVISVVAIATLITQVIRSAVITPTKLWFNVAKASAGITLASLVVAALPHYDGRDPRTWLILAGALLVYTATDVFSFAGVMTVVQGLRAGQDVLRGGVPGMIIASINVVIGLIFLVAFEATHWSAVLLALLVGALILILRSFAEFFRQHRTLAEVYELTKAVREASDGAGLPDVLLGRVQALMRSEYATLWLAPQDRHPEVLLTARVENKGLLDISPTPASVRERAVAGGGALAVGPSFVETQDLRKPLRDSKIKDVLIVPLRSGQTTIGTLEVVNRLGDARSFRPADIQVLETIATHAAAAVENGRLVDRLLYDAYHDRLTAMPNRRRVTDALAESVKVRAEDEVVAVLLFDVDGQRDVNESMGHAAGDKLLAEVAGRLRSIAGPGALVGRIGGDEFVVTLRAESTDATVQLATEMREQLRGPMTVGTLTLDVDTAVGVAVYPDHGGDPEMLLQRAELAGNAAKVLPYGVQLFHPALESRAVRRLGIAADLRTALDNGALDVYFQPKVTLTDRHLVGVECLARWQHPAQGEVAPEDFVAVAEHTGQLSRLTEVVLTEGLRRCREWADQDRPLSIAVNLSVRTLLDSRFPDQVATLLEQYGVAAAQVTFEISEPGMLNDIERVLPTLYRLRDLGVKLSVDDFGTGASSLSYLRQWPVQEVKIDDSFVQGMATDTGDLAIVRAVISLAREFGLTVVAEGVESELTLDLLEEMGCEIGQGYLFSRPLPYERLEAWFSAQTEPATTDAGEVRRLRAVI, encoded by the coding sequence ATGGCCGAGCGCCCGCGAGCGCGGCCGCGCTCCGCCCAGTACGCATGGCTGGTGACCGGCCCGCTTGCCGCCTTCACGCTCGCGTGTTTCGCCGTCTTCTGGGCCACCGATCGCGATTGGTACGACTACTGGCCCGAGGGCCTGCTGGCGCTGGCCGGCATCGGGCTGGTCTACGTCGGCGTCTTCCACGTCGTCATCCGCCGCAGTGCTTACGGCATCGTGCTGGTCGAGGTCCCGTTCGTCCTGGTGCTGTATTACCTGCCGCCGGCCATGGTGATCTCCGTCGTCGCCATCGCCACCCTGATCACGCAGGTGATCCGCTCGGCCGTGATCACGCCGACCAAGCTGTGGTTCAACGTCGCCAAGGCCTCCGCCGGCATCACGCTGGCCTCCCTCGTCGTCGCGGCCCTGCCGCACTACGACGGCCGCGACCCCCGGACGTGGCTCATCCTGGCCGGCGCGCTGCTCGTCTACACGGCCACCGACGTCTTCAGCTTCGCCGGGGTCATGACCGTCGTGCAGGGCCTGCGCGCCGGTCAGGACGTCCTGCGGGGCGGCGTGCCCGGCATGATCATCGCCAGTATCAATGTGGTGATCGGCCTGATCTTCCTGGTCGCGTTCGAGGCCACGCACTGGTCGGCCGTGCTGCTGGCGCTGCTCGTCGGCGCGCTCATCCTGATCCTGCGCTCGTTCGCCGAGTTCTTCCGCCAGCACCGCACGCTGGCCGAGGTCTACGAGCTGACCAAGGCCGTCCGCGAGGCGAGCGACGGCGCGGGCCTGCCCGACGTGCTGCTCGGCCGGGTCCAGGCGCTGATGCGCTCGGAATACGCCACCCTCTGGCTCGCCCCGCAGGACCGGCATCCCGAGGTCCTGCTCACCGCGCGGGTGGAGAACAAAGGCCTGCTCGACATCTCCCCGACGCCGGCCTCGGTGCGGGAGCGGGCGGTGGCCGGGGGCGGCGCGCTCGCCGTCGGCCCGAGCTTCGTCGAGACCCAGGACCTGCGCAAGCCGCTGCGCGACTCGAAGATCAAGGACGTTCTGATCGTCCCGCTGCGGTCGGGGCAGACGACGATCGGCACGCTCGAGGTGGTGAACCGGCTCGGCGACGCGCGGTCGTTCCGCCCGGCCGACATCCAAGTGCTCGAGACGATCGCCACCCACGCCGCCGCCGCGGTCGAGAACGGACGCCTGGTCGACCGGCTGCTCTACGACGCCTACCACGACCGGCTGACCGCCATGCCCAACCGCCGCCGGGTCACCGACGCGCTGGCCGAGTCGGTCAAGGTGCGCGCCGAGGACGAAGTAGTCGCGGTCCTGCTCTTCGACGTGGACGGGCAGCGCGACGTCAACGAATCGATGGGCCACGCCGCCGGCGACAAGCTGCTGGCCGAGGTGGCTGGTCGGCTGCGGTCCATCGCCGGGCCGGGCGCGCTGGTCGGGCGGATCGGCGGCGACGAGTTCGTGGTGACGTTGCGCGCCGAGAGCACCGACGCCACCGTCCAGCTGGCCACCGAGATGCGCGAGCAGCTGCGCGGCCCGATGACGGTCGGCACGCTCACCCTCGACGTCGACACCGCGGTCGGCGTGGCGGTCTACCCCGACCACGGTGGCGATCCCGAGATGCTCCTGCAGCGGGCCGAGCTCGCGGGCAACGCGGCCAAGGTCCTCCCGTACGGGGTGCAGCTCTTCCACCCCGCGCTCGAGTCCCGCGCCGTGCGCCGCCTGGGCATCGCGGCCGACCTGCGTACGGCTCTCGACAACGGCGCCCTCGACGTCTACTTCCAGCCCAAGGTCACGCTGACCGACCGGCATCTCGTCGGCGTCGAGTGCCTGGCCCGCTGGCAGCACCCGGCGCAGGGTGAGGTGGCCCCGGAAGACTTCGTGGCCGTGGCCGAGCACACCGGTCAGTTGTCCCGGCTGACCGAGGTGGTGCTCACCGAGGGCCTGCGGCGCTGCCGGGAATGGGCCGATCAGGACCGTCCGCTCTCGATCGCGGTCAACTTGTCGGTCCGTACGCTGCTCGACTCGCGCTTCCCCGACCAGGTCGCCACGCTGCTCGAGCAGTACGGCGTGGCCGCGGCCCAGGTCACCTTCGAGATCTCTGAGCCGGGCATGCTCAACGACATCGAGCGCGTGCTGCCCACCCTCTATCGCCTGCGCGATCTCGGGGTCAAGCTCAGCGTCGACGACTTCGGCACCGGCGCGTCGTCACTGTCCTATCTGCGGCAGTGGCCGGTGCAGGAGGTCAAGATCGATGACAGCTTCGTGCAGGGCATGGCGACCGACACCGGCGACCTGGCGATCGTCCGCGCGGTGATCAGCCTGGCCCGGGAGTTCGGCCTCACGGTGGTGGCCGAGGGCGTCGAGAGCGAACTCACCCTCGATCTGCTGGAGGAGATGGGCTGCGAGATCGGCCAGGGTTACCTGTTCAGCCGCCCTCTGCCGTACGAGCGGCTCGAGGCCTGGTTCAGCGCGCAGACCGAGCCCGCGACCACCGACGCGGGTGAGGTCAGAAGGCTTCGAGCCGTGATCTGA
- a CDS encoding YajQ family cyclic di-GMP-binding protein encodes MAASPSFDIVSKVDQQEVDNAFHQAEKELGTRFDFRGTGTSLAKSGDAGITITSETEERASAALDVLKEKLVKRNISLKSLEAGEPRQSGKTYKIDCKVIEGIETDKAKAISKKIRDEGPKGVQAQIQGDQLRVTGKKRDDLQAVIALLKAEDFGVALQFTNYR; translated from the coding sequence ATGGCAGCCAGCCCGTCCTTCGACATCGTCAGCAAGGTCGACCAGCAGGAGGTGGACAACGCGTTCCACCAGGCGGAGAAGGAGCTCGGCACCCGGTTCGACTTCCGGGGCACGGGCACCTCGCTCGCCAAGTCGGGCGACGCCGGGATCACCATCACCTCCGAGACCGAGGAGCGGGCCAGCGCGGCGCTCGACGTGCTCAAGGAGAAGTTGGTCAAGCGCAACATCTCGCTCAAGTCCCTCGAGGCGGGCGAGCCCCGGCAGTCCGGCAAGACCTACAAGATCGACTGCAAGGTCATCGAGGGCATCGAGACTGACAAGGCCAAGGCGATCAGCAAGAAGATCCGCGACGAGGGCCCCAAGGGCGTGCAGGCCCAGATCCAGGGCGACCAGCTGCGGGTCACCGGCAAGAAGCGCGACGACCTGCAGGCAGTGATCGCCCTGCTCAAGGCCGAGGACTTCGGAGTCGCCCTCCAGTTCACGAATTACCGCTGA
- a CDS encoding tyrosine-type recombinase/integrase: protein MKTSYDVQVYKIEERNYPAAKGRKARTSYRVRWAVAGRKFGDTFRTKALAESFRAKLITAQREGLAFDTATGLPEPMARALHTRSWYDHAVAYVDLKWSRASAKHRRDIADALVAVTLALRTTERAAPAEVDLRAALRGWSYNRGRRAAADQPPADLADAVRWLGSNTVDLGALLDPAVIRKALDALALRIDGKAAAASTVQRKKAIFSGALRYGVETGHLVAHPFDKVRWEAPKLTNEVDRRAVVNQEQGHRLLLAVRRTTPELEAFFGTLYDAGLRPEESLMLADADYERPKRQGDWGWLHLSGAISEAGSAWTDAGESTEERGLKHRAATAVRSVPAPPRLCARLDRHIERWPPAPNGRLFVTRRGPGGTYVTASNRPLTRNAISTAWRKARETGLTPAELASPLARRPYDLRHACLSYQLSRGISPALVARWAGNSIKVLLSIYATWIYGEAEAAMRRIEEGYEQFPTDPDTPK, encoded by the coding sequence ATGAAGACCAGCTATGACGTGCAGGTATACAAGATCGAGGAGCGGAACTATCCGGCCGCCAAAGGTCGCAAGGCCCGCACCTCCTACCGGGTGCGGTGGGCCGTCGCCGGCCGCAAGTTCGGCGACACCTTCCGCACCAAGGCCCTCGCCGAGAGCTTCCGCGCAAAACTGATCACCGCGCAGCGCGAGGGCCTCGCGTTCGACACCGCCACGGGACTCCCCGAGCCGATGGCCCGGGCACTGCACACCCGATCGTGGTACGACCACGCGGTTGCCTACGTGGATCTCAAATGGTCGCGAGCCTCGGCCAAGCACCGCCGGGACATCGCCGACGCCCTGGTAGCCGTGACCCTGGCGCTGCGGACCACCGAGCGTGCCGCACCGGCCGAGGTCGACCTCCGGGCCGCGCTGCGGGGGTGGTCCTACAACAGGGGCCGCCGCGCCGCCGCCGACCAGCCGCCGGCCGACCTGGCGGACGCCGTGCGCTGGCTCGGAAGCAACACAGTGGATCTCGGCGCCCTTCTTGATCCCGCCGTGATCCGCAAGGCTCTCGATGCGCTCGCGCTGCGCATCGACGGCAAGGCCGCCGCGGCGAGCACCGTCCAGCGCAAGAAGGCGATCTTCAGCGGCGCTTTGCGGTACGGGGTGGAGACCGGGCACTTGGTGGCCCACCCGTTCGACAAGGTCCGGTGGGAGGCCCCGAAGCTCACCAACGAGGTCGACCGCCGGGCTGTGGTCAACCAAGAGCAAGGGCACCGGCTCCTGCTCGCCGTCCGCCGGACCACACCCGAGCTGGAAGCGTTCTTCGGGACCTTGTATGACGCCGGACTCCGACCCGAGGAAAGCCTCATGCTGGCCGACGCCGACTACGAGCGGCCGAAACGACAGGGCGACTGGGGCTGGCTTCACCTGAGCGGCGCCATCTCCGAGGCTGGGAGCGCGTGGACCGACGCGGGGGAGTCGACCGAGGAACGCGGCCTCAAGCATCGAGCCGCGACTGCGGTCCGCTCCGTCCCCGCGCCACCCCGGCTGTGTGCCCGACTCGACCGGCACATCGAGCGGTGGCCGCCTGCCCCGAACGGGCGATTGTTCGTCACCCGACGCGGGCCGGGAGGGACGTACGTCACCGCGAGCAACCGACCGCTCACCCGCAACGCCATCAGCACCGCGTGGCGGAAGGCACGCGAGACCGGACTCACCCCGGCCGAACTGGCGTCCCCGCTCGCACGCCGGCCGTACGACCTGCGCCACGCCTGCCTGTCCTATCAGCTGTCCCGTGGCATCTCCCCGGCCCTGGTCGCCCGGTGGGCCGGCAACAGCATCAAGGTCCTGCTATCGATCTACGCGACCTGGATCTATGGGGAGGCCGAGGCCGCGATGCGACGGATCGAGGAGGGATACGAGCAATTTCCCACCGACCCCGACACGCCCAAATGA
- a CDS encoding helix-turn-helix transcriptional regulator, producing MANRQSISLAEFLAAEGVPKSTFFRWKALGLAPRTYKLPNGRIRIRLDAYEAWQKSLEEPQAA from the coding sequence ATGGCTAACCGTCAATCCATCAGCCTCGCCGAGTTCCTCGCGGCCGAGGGCGTCCCGAAGTCGACCTTCTTCCGTTGGAAGGCCCTCGGTCTGGCGCCCCGGACCTACAAGCTGCCGAACGGCCGCATCCGCATCCGCCTCGACGCCTACGAAGCCTGGCAGAAGAGCCTGGAGGAGCCGCAAGCCGCATGA